In Monodelphis domestica isolate mMonDom1 chromosome 4, mMonDom1.pri, whole genome shotgun sequence, one DNA window encodes the following:
- the SLC1A5 gene encoding neutral amino acid transporter B(0) has product MVAEAARGSPKPGEPNGVVAGAGPPSRAGGAGRRAQRLRSCLRTHLLVLMTVSGVVAGAALGLALARWVPRLSRAHQVVLGFPGELLLRLLRLIILPLVVCSLVGGAASLDPVALGRMGGWALLFFMLTTLMASSLGVGLAFALRPGVGIQVQPMQDKQRCPTKEMLDSFLDLFRNIFPDNLVKAAFSSYSTRYDTNGTQNDTMKALCEKDDMNILGLVVFAMVLGVALRKIGAEGELLIRFFNSFNEATMVIVSWIMWYAPVGIMFLIAEKIVEMEDVGQLFANLGKYVGCCILGHLIHGLLVLPLIYFAITRKNPYRFLWGIVPALATAFGTSSSSATLPLMMECVEEKNGVSKHISRFILPIGATVNMDGAALFQCVAAVFIAQLNNVPLKFIHVITILITATASSVGAAGIPAGGVLTLAIILEAISLPTKDISIILAVDWLVDRFCTIINVEGDAFGAGLLQCYVDNTKAGEGSLGSELAEVKDAASTVPLSPEADPLILKMVKSGPAGDANTCEKESVM; this is encoded by the exons ATGGTGGCCGAGGCGGCCCGGGGCAGCCCTAAGCCCGGCGAGCCCAACGGCGTGGTAGCGGGCGCGGGGCCCCCTAGCCGCGCGGGGGGCGCTGGCCGGCGGGCGCAGCGGCTGCGCTCGTGCCTGCGCACCCATCTGCTGGTGCTGATGACCGTGTCCGGAGTGGTGGCGGGCGCTGCGCTGGGCCTGGCCTTGGCGCGCTGGGTGCCGCGCCTGAGCCGGGCGCACCAGGTGGTCTTAGGCTTCCCCGGGGAGCTGCTGCTGCGCCTGCTGCGCCTGATCATCCTGCCGCTGGTGGTGTGCAGCCTGGTGGGCGGCGCTGCCAGCCTGGACCCGGTGGCGCTGGGCCGCATGGGTGGCTGGGCGCTGCTCTTCTTCATGCTTACCACACTTATGGCCTCTTCGCTCGGCGTGGGACTCGCCTTTGCCCTGCGCCCAGGAGTGGGCATTCAGGTCCAGCCGATGCAGGACAAGCAGCGGTGCCCCACCAAAGAGATGCTCGACTCCTTTCTGGACCTCTTCAG GAACATCTTTCCTGATAACCTGGTAAAGGCGGCCTTCAGCTCC TATTCCACCAGATACGACACCAATGGCACCCAGAATGATACAATGAAG GCACTCTGTGAGAAGGATGACATGAACATTCTGGGGCTGGTGGTGTTTGCCATGGTACTTGGAGTGGCCCTCCGTAAGATCGGGGCAGAAGGGGAGCTGCTCATCCGCTTTTTCAACTCCTTCAATGAGGCTACGATGGTGATAGTGTCCTGGATCATGTG GTATGCGCCGGTGGGCATCATGTTCCTGATTGCAGAGAAGATTGTGGAGATGGAAGATGTAGGGCAGCTCTTCGCCAACCTGGGCAAATATGTCGGCTGCTGTATCCTGGGGCACCTCATCCACGGGCTCCTGGTCTTGCCCCTCATCTACTTTGCCATCACGCGCAAGAACCCTTACCGCTTCCTGTGGGGGATCGTGCCAGCCTTGGCCACTGCCTTCGGGACCTCTTCTAG CTCAGCCACGCTCCCACTGATGATGGAGTGTGTGGAGGAGAAAAATGGCGTCTCCAAACACATCAGCCGCTTCATCCTTCCCATTGGAGCCACCGTGAACATGGATGGCGCTGCCCTCTTCCAGTGTGTGGCTGCTGTTTTCATCGCCCAGCTCAACAACGTGCCCCTCAAGTTCATCCACGTCATCACTATCCT CATCACGGCCACGGCCTCCAGCGTGGGTGCAGCTGGCATCCCTGCAGGGGGTGTGTTGACCTTGGCCATCATCCTGGAGGCTATCAGTCTGCCTACTAAGGACATCTCCATCATCTTGGCTGTGGACTGGCTGGT TGACCGCTTCTGCACCATCATCAACGTGGAAGGGGATGCCTTTGGAGCTGGCCTGCTTCAGTGCTACGTGGACAACACCAAGGCAGGGGAAGGAAGTCTGGGGTCCGAGCTGGCAGAGGTCAAAGACGCTGCCTCCACGGTCCCCCTGTCTCCAGAGGCGGACCCGCTCATTCTCAAGATGGTCAAGTCTGGCCCTGCTGGGGATGCAAACACCTGTGAAAAGGAGTCGGTCATGTAG